The proteins below come from a single Vitis vinifera cultivar Pinot Noir 40024 chromosome 9, ASM3070453v1 genomic window:
- the LOC132254260 gene encoding pleiotropic drug resistance protein 1-like → MATGEIYRAGGSLRKDSSSIWRNSGEEVSSRSSRDEDDEEALKWAALEKLPTYNRMRKGLLMGSAGEASEVDIHNLGFQEKKNLVERLVKIAEEDNEKFLLKLRNRIDRVGIDLPEIEVRFEHLTIDAEAHVGSRALPSFINSAFNQIEDILNTLRILPSRKKKFTILHDVSGIIKPRRMTLLLGPPSSGKTTLLLALSGKLDSSLKVTGKVTYNGHGMNEFVPQRTATYISQHDTHIGEMTVRETLAFSARCQGVGDRYDMLAELSRREKAANIKPDPDIDVFMKAAATEGQKENVITDYTLKILGLEVCADTLVGDQMIRGISGGQRKRVTTGEMLVGPSKALFMDEISTGLDSSTTYQIVNSLRQTIHILNGTALISLLQPAPETYDLFDDIILLSDSQIVYQGPREDVLDFFESMGFRCPERKGVADFLQEVTSRKDQQQYWARKDEPYSFVTVKQFAEAFQSFHSGRKVGDELATPFDKTKSHPAALKTEKYGVRKKELLDACISREYWLMKRNSFVYILQLTQLIIMAAISMTIFLRTEMHKNSTDDGSIYMGALFFTVVMIMFNGMSELAMTIAKLPVFYKQRGLLFYPAWAYALSSWILKIPITFVEVAVWVFMSYYVIGFDPNVGRLFKQYLLLVLVNQMASALFRFIAAAGRNMIVANTFGSFSLLLLFALGGFVLSRENVKKWWIWGYWSSPLMYAQNAIVVNEFLGKSWSKNSSTNSTESLGVAVLKSRGFFTEAYWYWIGAGALLGFILVFNFCYTVALTYLNAFEKPQAVITEESENSKTGGKIELSSHRRGSIDQTASTERRDEIGRSISSTSSSVRAEAIAEARRNTKRGMVLPFQPLSITFDDIRYSVDMPEEMKSQGVLEDRLKLLKGVSGAFRPGVLTALMGVSGAGKTTLMDVLAGRKTGGYIEGNINISGYPKKQETFTRISGYCEQNDIHSPHVTIHESLLYSAWLRLPADVDSKTRKMFIEKVMELVELTPLKDSLVGLPGVNGLSTEQRKRLTIAVELVANPSIIFMDEPTSGLDARAAAIVMRTVRNTVDTGRTVVCTIHQPSIDIFEAFDELLLLKRGGQEIYVGLLGRHSSCLIKYFEGIEGVSKIKGGYNPATWMLEVTTSAQEFLLGVDFTEIYKNSNLYRRNKDLIKELSQPAPGSKDLYFPTQYSQSFFTQCMACLWKQRRSYWRNPPYTAVRFFFTTFIALIFGTMFWDLGTKRTKQQDLSNAMGSMYAAVLFLGVQNSSSVQPVVAVERTVFYRERAAGIYSAMPYAFAQALVEIPYVFAQAVVYGVIVYAMIGFEWTAAKFFWYLFFMFFTLLYFTFYGMMAVAATPNQHIAAIVAAAFYGLWNLFSGFIVPRTRIPVWWRWYYWACPVAWTLYGLVTSQFGDIQDRFEDTGDTVEQYLNDYFGFEHDFLGVVAAVIVGFTVLFLFIFAFAIKAFNFQRR, encoded by the exons ATGGCAACGGGTGAAATTTATAGAGCCGGTGGTAGTTTAAGGAAGGACAGTTCTTCCATATGGAGGAACTCTGGTGAGGAGGTTTCCTCCCGTTCTTCAAGGgatgaagatgatgaggaagCTTTGAAATGGGCCGCACTCGAGAAACTTCCCACCTACAATCGGATGAGGAAAGGCTTGCTGATGGGTTCGGCGGGTGAGGCCAGTGAAGTTGATATACACAACCTTGGGTTTCAGGAAAAGAAGAACTTAGTGGAGCGGTTGGTGAAAATTGCCGAAGAGGACAATGAGAAGTTCTTGTTGAAGCTCAGGAATCGTATAGATAG aGTTGGGATTGATCTTCCCGAAATTGAAGTTAGATTTGAGCATCTTACCATTGATGCAGAAGCTCATGTAGGAAGCAGAGCTTTGCCTTCATTCATTAATTCTGCTTTTAATCAAATTGAG GATATCTTGAACACTCTTCGGATTCTTCCGAGTAGAAAGAAGAAATTCACTATTCTTCACGATGTTAGTGGAATCATCAAACCTCGAAG AATGACACTGCTTTTGGGTCCTCCCAGTTCTGGAAAGACCACTCTGTTATTGGCTTTGTCCGGAAAGCTTGATTCCAGTCTAAAg GTTACGGGAAAGGTGACATACAATGGTCATGGCATGAATGAATTTGTACCCCAGAGAACTGCAACCTACATCAGCCAACATGATACCCATATAGGAGAAATGACTGTACGGGAAACCTTGGCCTTCTCTGCAAGATGCCAGGGTGTTGGAGATCGATATG ACATGTTAGCAGAGCTCTCAAGAAGAGAGAAGGCAGCAAATATTAAGCCTGATCCTGATATCGATGTCTTCATGAAG GCAGCGGCAACGGAAGGCCAGAAGGAGAATGTGATCACTGACTATACACTGAAG ATTCTGGGACTAGAAGTCTGTGCAGACACCTTGGTAGGGGATCAAATGATAAGGGGTATTTCTGGAGGACAAAGGAAGCGTGTCACAACTG gGGAGATGCTGGTTGGACCATCGAAGGCACTGTTCATGGATGAGATCTCTACTGGCTTGGATAGCTCGACAACTTATCAAATCGTGAATTCTCTCAGGCAAACCATCCACATTCTCAATGGGACTGCTCTCATCTCTCTCCTGCAGCCAGCACCTGAGACTTACGATCTTTTTGATGACATCATTCTCCTCTCTGATAGCCAGATTGTTTATCAGGGTCCTCGTGAAGACGTTCTTGACTTTTTTGAATCCATGGGCTTCAGATGTCCTGAAAGGAAGGGTGTGGCAGACTTCCTACAAGAA GTAACATCTAGGAAAGATCAGCAGCAGTATTGGGCACGTAAAGATGAGCCTTATAGTTTTGTCACAGTCAAGCAATTTGCTGAGGCATTCCAGTCATTTCACAGTGGACGGAAAGTAGGAGATGAGCTTGCAACTCCATTCGACAAGACCAAAAGCCACCCAGCTGCTTTGAAAACTGAAAAATATGGTGTTAGAAAGAAGGAACTGTTGGATGCTTGCATCTCAAGAGAGTACTGGCTGATGAAGAGGAATTCATTTGTCTATATTTTACAACTCACCCAA cTCATAATAATGGCAGCAATTTCCATGACAATCTTCCTAAGAACTGAGATGCACAAAAATTCAACAGATGATGGAAGCATTTACATGGGTGCTTTGTTCTTCACTGTTGTCATGATCATGTTTAATGGAATGTCAGAACTTGCCATGACCATTGCAAAACTTCCTGTCTTTTACAAGCAAAGAGGCCTACTATTCTACCCTGCATGGGCATATGCTCTCTCCTCATGGATCCTCAAGATCCCCATCACATTTGTTGAAGTTGCTGTTTGGGTGTTCATGTCTTATTATGTCATTGGATTTGATCCAAATGTGGGAAG GCTGTTTAAACAATATCTTCTCCTCGTGCTTGTTAATCAGATGGCATCTGCATTGTTTCGATTTATTGCAGCAGCTGGTAGAAACATGATTGTTGCAAACACATTTGGGTCATTTTCATTACTTTTGCTCTTTGCATTGGGTGGTTTTGTCCTGTCACGAG AAAATGTCAAGAAATGGTGGATTTGGGGTTACTGGTCTTCCCCTCTGATGTATGCACAGAACGCAATAGTGGTAAATGAATTCCTTGGGAAGAGTTGGAGCAAA AATTCTTCAACCAATTCAACAGAATCCCTTGGAGTAGCAGTATTGAAGTCTCGCGGGTTCTTCACAGAGGCATACTGGTACTGGATAGGAGCTGGGGCACTGCTTGGATTCATTTTAGTCTTCAACTTCTGTTACACTGTGGCTCTCACTTACCTAAATG CATTTGAGAAGCCTCAAGCTGTTATAACAGAAGAGTCTGAGAATTCCAAAACTGGAGGAAAGATCGAGTTATCATCCCATAGACGAGGCTCGATTGACCAAACTGCATCCACAG AGAGGAGAGACGAAATTGGGAGAAGCATCTCATCCACATCCTCATCTGTGAGGGCAGAAGCCATTGCTGAGGCTAGACGTAACACCAAAAGAGGAATGGTTCTTCCATTCCAACCACTTTCTATCACCTTTGATGATATTAGATACTCAGTTGACATGCCAGAG GAAATGAAAAGTCAGGGTGTCCTTGAAGACAGATTGAAGCTTCTAAAGGGGGTGAGTGGTGCTTTCAGGCCTGGTGTTCTTACAGCTCTGATGGGTGTTAGCGGTGCTGGTAAAACCACTCTCATGGATGTACTGGCTGGTCGGAAAACTGGTGGATATATTGAGGGTAACATCAACATTTCTGGCTACCCAAAGAAGCAAGAGACTTTTACTCGAATTTCTGGATACTGTGAGCAGAAtgacatccactctcctcatgTTACTATCCATGAGTCCTTGCTCTACTCTGCTTGGCTGAGGTTGCCTGCTGATGTGGATTCTAAAACTAGAAAG ATGTTCATTGAGAAAGTCATGGAGCTCGTGGAACTGACCCCATTGAAGGATTCACTAGTTGGGTTGCCAGGTGTAAATGGTCTCTCAACAGAGCAGCGCAAGAGGCTGACCATTGCAGTTGAGCTTGTGGCAAATCCCTCAATAATATTCATGGATGAGCCAACTTCAGGGCTAGATGCAAGAGCTGCTGCAATTGTTATGAGAACAGTCAGGAACACAGTGGACACAGGAAGAACAGTTGTGTGCACCATCCATCAGCCAAGTATTGACATCTTTGAAGCCTTTGATGAG TTGCTCCTGCTGAAGCGAGGAGGACAAGAGATATATGTGGGACTACTGGGTAGACATTCTTCTTGTCTGATAAAGTATTTTGAG GGAATTGAAGGAGTGAGTAAAATCAAAGGTGGTTATAACCCTGCAACTTGGATGCTGGAAGTTACCACTTCGGCACAAGAATTCTTGTTGGGGGTGGATTTCACTGAAATATACAAAAATTCGAACCTATACAG GAGAAACAAAGATTTAATTAAAGAATTGAGCCAACCTGCCCCTGGTTCAAAGGACCTCTATTTCCCTACTCAATACTCCCAGTCCTTCTTCACCCAATGTATGGCATGCTTATGGAAACAGCGTAGGTCATATTGGCGCAATCCACCATACACGGCAGTGAGATTTTTCTTCACAACTTTCATAGCCTTGATATTTGGGACAATGTTCTGGGATCTCGGCACCAAAAG GACAAAACAACAAGATTTGAGTAATGCAATGGGTTCTATGTATGCTGCTGTTCTCTTCCTTGGGGTTCAAAATTCCTCATCGGTGCAGCCAGTCGTTGCAGTTGAACGGACTGTCTTTTACAGAGAAAGAGCTGCAGGAATATATTCAGCTATGCCATATGCCTTTGCACAG GCTCTAGTTGAGATACCATATGTCTTTGCACAAGCTGtggtgtatggtgttatagttTATGCAATGATTGGATTTGAATGGACAGCTGCTAAGTTCTTCTGGTATCTGTTCTTCATGTTCTTCACCTTACTGTACTTCACCTTTTATGGCATGATGGCTGTGGCTGCCACACCAAATCAACATATTGCTGCCATCGTTGCTGCAGCATTTTATGGATTATGGAACTTATTTTCAGGTTTTATAGTTCCTCGAACC AGGATTCCTGTGTGGTGGAGATGGTACTATTGGGCATGTCCAGTTGCATGGACTTTGTATGGATTGGTTACATCACAGTTTGGAGATATACAGGACAGATTTGAGGACACAGGTGACACAGTGGAACAATACTTGAATGACTATTTTGGATTCGAACATGATTTTCTAGGAGTGGTTGCAGCTGTGATTGTTGGGTTTACAGtacttttcttatttatctttGCCTTTGCCATCAAGGCATTTAACTTCCAAAGGCGGTAA
- the LOC132254261 gene encoding uncharacterized protein LOC132254261, translating into MASESGTMGRDPCWKYCTPMEGNKNGTICNYCGLAIKSGGITRFKFHLSHTDPNSNTKKCPNVPPEVKQEIRRLIEQRNKAKAKKAVDIEEIRAELRDTMGRRHRHLIDEDDEENLGGDGGGGGGGGDDDDDGDDDVYMYPADMHPDERHAYREAVRASKAAEWNRQQQEHFIKGKRKTGESSHPTNPTTRQMRKSQSVRYSDASLPDAPSLYKSSAARQKTVKNLFKGGAIKETMGRLISKFFIYESVPPSKADSHHFKNMIVGAQQAGMGIEPPSPYEIKHKYLDMEYKDMEAYVNIQREKWKTYGCTIMSDGWTGPTKLSIINFMVYSKGSTIFLKSVDASNNIKDNKYIYGLLKDVIKEVGKQNVVQIVTDNGSAFVKAGKLLMKKYNLYWTPCAAHCIDLMFEDIGKRTSVADLITKARKITNFIYNHSWLLAQMRKVCGGDIVRPGATRFATNYIALDSLLKKKANLKKVFISDEWAQHNLSRTLIGKEVESLMFDHAYWERVGKLVSIYEALYTVLRIVDSEVVPTMPFVYELIRVMKENLIRLNAKEWVLEIIADRWDRTLKHPLHAAAFFLNPRFQYKRGVGTDPDLLQAVHEVFAKLDPTSEGLSQFGNEIILFRDAKRGFGDRAAIASRSEMVPAEWWFMYGHHAPTLRRLAIKVLSQTASSSACERNWSTFALIHTKQRNRLAYPMLQQLVFCYYNMKLKIRDMEAEQDKVAEKDYLDLLDIATEVGEEEDNQLFQWVRPLHLDDEDGNPDPRIAAHVREAGVDVDRVLSEEVHTDSFSQDTRDSFQQGISQPAVTSRPSFDSTSVEHSSRPSATGTSASGYDGSRGEGTNDGSDPGNDEGDVRQQQQSGQPLAFTCEDDFTHCTQDEDHGSRRAGPGVGAIGKPYRGRQRRMMPYNEDSLSASFESMSVETQFSDSSNEANIYAPYAMSYGQPPQNLSSSTDEEYERYNYPSSTQMPYYLPHQLQQQGFQTSTWENPGFPIHGQVVGRTQEIYAWHVRTYNQYYRNSMSWYEYCLQQDGLPSSNNNNMMEPHRSSFWY; encoded by the exons atggctAGTGAAAGCGGTACCATGGGTCGAGATCCTTGTTGGAAATATTGTACACCTATGGAAGGGAAcaaaaatggaacaatatgCAATTACTGTGGGTTGGCAATAAAGAGTGGTGGGATTACTCGTTTTAAATTTCACCTATCACATACAGACCCtaattcaaatacaaaaaagtgTCCTAACGTGCCTCCAGAAGTGAAACAAGAAATAAGACGACTTATAGAGCAAAGAAATAAGGCAAAAGCGAAGAAAGCTGTTGATATAGAAGAGATTCGAGCAGAACTGCGAGACACAATGGGAAGAAGACATAGGCATTTAATTGATGAGGACGATGAGGAGAACcttggtggtgatggtggtggtggtggtggtggtggtgatgatgatgatgatggagatgatgatgtgtatatgtatccggCTGACATGCACCCTGATGAGCGACATGCTTATAGAGAGGCAGTTCGAGCATCAAAAGCTGCTGAATGGAATCGACAACAACAAGAACATTTTataaaaggcaaaagaaaaacag gcGAGTCTTCACATCCAACCAATCCAACAACAAGGCAAATGCGAAAATCGCAAAGTGTTCGATATTCAGATGCATCACTGCCTGATGCACCCTCATTGTACAAATCTTCAGCAGCAAGACAGAAAACTgtaaaaaatcttttcaaaggtGGTGCCATCAAGGAAACCATGGGACGTTTGATCAGTAAGTTCTTCATATATGAGAGTGTTCCGCCAAGTAAAGCAGACTCTCACCACTTCAAGAACATGATTgttggtgcacaacaagcag GTATGGGTATAGAACCGCCGTCTCCTTATGAAATCAAACACAAGTATTTGGATATGGAGTACAAAGACATGGAAGCTTATGTCAATATTCAAAGAGAAAAGTGGAAGACTTATGGATGCACGATTATGTCTGACGGATGGACTGGGCCCACGAAATTaagcataattaatttcatggtataTTCAAAAGGTAGCACAATCTTCCTCAAATCCGTTGATGCATCAAATAatataaaggacaacaaataCATATATGGTTTGTTgaaggatgtgatcaaggaagtTGGCAAACAAAATGTGGTCCAAATAGTTACAGATAATGGGTCGGCATTCGTGAAGGCGGGGAAGTTGTTAATGAAGAAATACAATCTTTATTGGACTCCGTGTGCAGCACATTGCATCGACTTAATGTTCGAAGACATCGGTAAAAGGACGAGTGTTGCAGATCTGATTACAAAGGCTCGAAAGATAACCAACTTCATTTATAACCATAGTTGGTTGCTTGCACAGATGCGGAAGGTGTGTGGTGGAGACATAGTTCGTCCTGGAGCAACAAGATTTGCAACCAATTATATAGCCCTTGACAgtcttttgaaaaagaaagcaaacttGAAGAAAGTGTTTATCAGTGATGAATGGGCACAACACAACTTAAGTCGCACATTAATCGGCAAAGAGGTTGAATCACTTATGTTTGACCATGCGTACTGGGAAAGAGTGGGAAAGTTAGTGTCAATATATGAGGCGCTATACACAGTTCTTCGCATTGTCGATTCAGAAGTTGTTCCtacaatgccatttgtgtacgAATTGATTCGAGTTATGAAAGAGAACCTCATTCGACTTAATGCTAAAGAATGGGTGTTAGAAATAATTGCAGATCGTTGGGATAGAACTCTTAAACATCCTCTTCATGCAGCAG CATTCTTTCTtaatccaagatttcaatataaaCGTGGAGTTGGTACTGATCCTGATCTACTTCAAGCTGTTCATGAAGTCTTTGCGAAATTAGATCCTACATCAGAAGgtcttagtcaatttggaaatgag aTTATACTATTCcgagatgcaaaaagaggattcggtGATCGAGCAGCGATTGCTTCGAGGTCAGAAATGGTTCCCG ctgaatggtggttcatgtatgGACATCACGCTCCTACATTAAGAAGGTTGGCCATCAAGGTTTTATCGCAAACTGCATCATCTTCAgcttgtgagagaaattggagcacgtttgccttaattcatacaaaacaaagaaatcggCTTGCTTACCCGATGCTCCAACAATTAGTTTTCTGTTATTATAACATGAAACTAAAGATACGTGACATGGAAGCAGAACAAGACAAAGTTGCAGAGAAAGATTACCTCGATTTACTTGACATTGCAACTGAGgttggtgaagaagaagataaccaATTGTTTCAATGGGTTAGACCTCTTCATCtagatgatgaagatggaaaTCCCGACCCACGAATTGCCGCACATGTCCGAGAAGCAGGTGTTGATGTTGATCGAGTGTTATCCGAAGAAGTTCATACTGATAGTTTCAGCCAAGACACGAGAGATTCATTTCAACAAGGAATTTCTCAGCCGGCAGTCACTTCTCGACCTTCTTTTGACTCCACGAGTGTTGAAcatagtagtagacctagtgctaCTGGTACTTCTGCTTCCGGTTATGATGGTTCAAGAGGAGAGGGGACCAATGATGGTAGCGACCCTGGAAATGATGAAGGGGATGTtagacaacaacaacaaagtggACAACCATTGGCATTTACTTGTGAAGATGATTTCACACATTGTACTCAAGATGAAGACCACGGCTCTAGAAGAGCCGGTCCAGGTGTTGGAGCCATTGGAAAGCCATATAGAGGAAGACAACGAAGGATGATGCCATACAACGAGGACTCATTGTCGGCCAGTTTTGAGTCGATGAGTGTAGAGACTCAATTCAGTGATTCATCAAACGAAGCCAACATTTATGCCCCTTATGCAATGAGTTATGGTCAGCCTCCTCAAAATCTTTCAAGTTCCACTGATGAAGAGTATGAAAGGTATAACTATCCTTCTTCCACACAAATGCCATACTACCTTCCACATCAGCTGCAACAACAAGGATTTCAAACGAGCACATGGGAAAACCCTGGATTTCCTATCCATGGACAAGTTGTTGGTAGGACTCAAGAAATTTATGCATGGCATGTTCGTACATACAATCAATACTATCGAAACTCCATGTCCTGGTatgaatattgtcttcaacaagatgggctcccttcatctaacaataacaatatgatggaaccacatcgatcttcattttggtattaa